The following proteins come from a genomic window of Acipenser ruthenus chromosome 44, fAciRut3.2 maternal haplotype, whole genome shotgun sequence:
- the LOC131709661 gene encoding CD276 antigen-like, with protein sequence MNKTTVMVFQIKSRSQGNRYRFTLGIATLDHSTSYTYLEMQTERAKRMDSAGEEASLNSPELPWNQLYWKRRTESRIQLRRRVCFTGPAAAAFTVVLAILILAAGSVSSDSEFVKVPSSVKCTEGQDCILSCTFYYTAGGWDEKSAVIWRRAETDHIVHGYYNNRDQLNNQSPQYVNRTSLFDSELQRGNASLLLRRVREEDAGEYKCSVNAPRLYGSGLTEVVVVPAQPTTAPAPVTVPSSVKCSERQDCILSCTFNYTAGGWDEKSGVIWRRAETGRIVHGYHDNTDQLADQLPQYVNRTSLFDSELQHGNVSLLLRRVREEDAGEYRCFVSTPRLSGSALTEVVVVPAQRHAWWVSGAVLFCVIAGLCVGLWLYKRRAGHR encoded by the exons AGATGCAGACGGAGCGTGCAAAGAGGATGGACTCTGCAGGAGAAGAAGCGTCCCTGAATTCACCTGAGCTGCCCTGGAACCA GCTCTATTGGAAGAGAAGGACCGAGTCCAGGATCCAGTTAAGGAGGAGAGTGTGCTTcactggccctgctgctgctgcttttacCGTGGTATTGGCAATCCTCATACTGGCTGCTGGCAGTGTGAGCAGCGACAGTGAGTTTGTGAAAGTCCCGAGCTCAGTGAAGTGTACTgaggggcaggactgtatcctgagctgcaccttctactacacagctggaggctgggatgagaagtcagctgtgatctggagaagagcagaaacgGACCACATCGTTCATGGTTACTATAACAACAGGGACCAGCTTAACAATCAGTCCCCTCAGTATGTGAACAGGACcagcctgtttgattctgagctgcagcgcgggaatgcttcactgctgctgaggagagtcagggaggaagATGCTGGAGAATACAAGTGCTCTGTTAATGCTCCCAGACTGTACGGGTCGGGCCTGACTGAGGTAGTCGTGGTTCCGGCTCAACCCACAACAGCACCAGCTCCTGTGACAGTCCCGAGCTCAGTGAAGTGTTCTGAGaggcaggactgtatcctgagctgcaccttcaactacacagctggaggctgggatgagaagtcaggtgtgatctggagaagagcagaaacgGGGCGCATCGTTCACGGTTACCATGACAACACGGACCAGCTTGCCGATCAGCTCCCTCAGTATGTGAACAGAACcagcctgtttgattctgagctgcagcaCGGGAACGTttcactgctgctgaggagagtcagggaggaagATGCTGGAGAATACAGGTGCTTCGTTTCCACTCCTAGACTGTCCGGGTCGGCCCTGACTGAGGTAGTCGTGGTTCCGGCTCAACGACACGCCTGGTGGGTTTCAGGAGCAGTTCTTTTTTGTGTGATTGCAGGGCTCTGTGTCGGTCTGTGGCTCTATAAAAGACGCGCAGGTCACAGGTGA